A window of Sphingobacterium sp. SRCM116780 contains these coding sequences:
- a CDS encoding methionine ABC transporter ATP-binding protein, which translates to MIELINISKTFEVKNKFTKALDQVTLRIPDGEIFGVIGTSGAGKSTLIRCVNLLEKPDEGQILIHGVELTALSHQNLIQQRRKIGMIFQHFNLLSSRTVYQNIAFPLELIGTSKQKINEKVKELLSLVGLEDKANDYPANLSGGQKQRVAIARALANDPEILLCDEATSALDPATTKSILQLLKAINKKLKLTILLITHEMEVIKTICDQVAVIDQGKLIETGTIEQIFTSPKEHLTRHFIQSSLHAELPPIYQERLKESGHPLVQIYLAESEHQTSIIKHLNQAYHLDINIISAQIDYVGSIKFGILNLELKGTQEDTLAGLTYLKSNYSQIEIIGYV; encoded by the coding sequence ATGATAGAATTAATTAACATTTCCAAGACATTTGAAGTAAAAAATAAGTTTACAAAGGCTTTAGATCAAGTAACACTTCGTATTCCAGATGGAGAAATATTTGGTGTTATCGGTACCTCAGGTGCTGGAAAAAGTACTTTAATAAGATGTGTCAATCTTTTAGAAAAACCTGATGAAGGACAGATTTTAATTCATGGAGTTGAATTGACCGCATTGTCTCATCAGAACCTGATTCAACAACGTAGAAAGATCGGAATGATATTCCAACATTTCAACCTGCTTTCTTCCAGGACGGTTTATCAAAATATTGCTTTCCCATTAGAACTTATCGGAACTTCAAAGCAAAAAATCAATGAAAAAGTAAAGGAATTACTTTCTTTAGTGGGTCTTGAAGATAAAGCGAATGATTATCCAGCGAATCTTTCTGGCGGACAAAAGCAACGTGTTGCTATTGCTCGGGCATTAGCAAATGATCCGGAGATATTGTTATGTGATGAAGCAACCAGTGCATTGGATCCTGCGACGACAAAATCTATTTTACAACTATTAAAAGCGATCAATAAAAAGTTAAAGCTCACGATCTTGCTTATTACGCATGAGATGGAGGTGATCAAGACCATTTGTGATCAGGTAGCTGTTATTGATCAAGGTAAATTAATCGAAACGGGTACTATTGAACAAATTTTCACTTCACCTAAAGAGCATTTAACGCGTCATTTTATTCAATCTTCATTACATGCAGAATTGCCGCCTATTTATCAAGAAAGATTGAAAGAATCTGGTCATCCACTTGTTCAGATTTATCTAGCAGAGAGTGAACATCAAACCTCTATTATCAAACACCTGAATCAAGCATATCATTTAGATATAAACATTATCAGTGCTCAAATCGATTATGTAGGGTCTATAAAATTTGGAATATTAAACTTAGAGCTTAAAGGAACACAAGAAGATACGCTTGCTGGCCTTACTTATTTAAAATCAAATTATTCACAAATAGAAATTATAGGATATGTCTGA